In the genome of Dermacentor andersoni chromosome 3, qqDerAnde1_hic_scaffold, whole genome shotgun sequence, one region contains:
- the LOC129388292 gene encoding scoloptoxin SSD14-like: MIVAATGATASIVPGAMDGYERIHKELGVLEWYRLFDPAIRLAREGFAIGPHLGRTLERHSANINANADLKTRFWNTATNTVLKNGDQLVQGALGDTLSDLAIHGAQYLYEGELSKDIIESIKDGGGTMSADDLSGYSSKWMDTVRVDLPNGRVFHSAPIPGSGTLLGAAVAQISLE, from the exons ATGATCGTCGCTGCCACAGGCGCCACGGCCTCAATCGTGCCGGGTGCCATGGACGGCTACGAGAGGATCCACAAGGAATTGGGCGTTCTCGAGTGGTACCGGCTTTTCGACCCGGCCATCCGCCTGGCCAGGGAGGGCTTCGCCATTGGGCCCCACCTGGGACGCACGTTGGAGAGACACAGCGCCAACATCAACGCCAACGCGGACCTTAA GACGCGATTCTGGAACACGGCGACCAACACCGTGCTGAAGAACGGGGACCAACTGGTACAAGGCGCACTGGGGGACACTCTTAGCGACCTGGCGATCCACGGCGCCCAGTATCTGTACGAGGGAGAGCTGTCCAAAGACATAATCGAGAGCATCAAGGATGGTG GTGGAACGATGAGCGCGGATGACTTGTCCGGTTACTCGTCCAAGTGGATGGACACCGTCAGAGTGGACCTCCCCAACGGCCGAGTGTTCCACTCGGCGCCCATCCCAGGCAGTGGAACCCTGCTGGGTGCAGCCGTGGCACAGATATCTCTCGAGTAA